The proteins below are encoded in one region of Ascochyta rabiei chromosome 9, complete sequence:
- a CDS encoding Nitric oxide dioxygenase encodes MAPLTPEQVQIIKATVPVLAQHGETITTKFYADMLEAHPDLKNVFNNTHQATGHQPRALAGSLYAYASNIDDLGKLSPAVELICHKHVSLYIRPEHYDIVGEYLLKTMKTVLGDAATPDILGAWEAAYWQLANIMINKEEGLYEAAGGWTEWKEFKIVRKEKEAEEITSFYLQPVDSSLQLPLFKPGQYISVNVFVDELDGGVWQARQYSLSDAPGKDYLRVSVKREPGVEVGEPGHMTHPGYLSNIMHEKKHVGDIVRVSHPWGDFYLDEEREEESAPIVLISAGVGVTCLKSILNTTLEHSSRPVTWIQGARDSKTRAFRKEMDGLAAKKSHLHTVYFSSSPQEGEVQGQDYDFKSRVDLDSVDKSALFADNDKTLYFTCGPEQFMLDVEAKLKCYGVPAERVKMELFGTGGVPRG; translated from the coding sequence ATGGCGCCTCTTACACCCGAACAAGTCCAGATCATCAAAGCTACCGTCCCAGTACTGGCACAACATGGCGAAACCATCACCACCAAGTTCTACGCCGACATGCTGGAAGCCCACCCAGATCTCAAGAACGTCTTCAACAACACGCACCAAGCAACGGGCCATCAGCCGCGCGCCCTGGCCGGCTCGCTCTACGCCTACGCCTCCAACATCGACGACCTCGGCAAGCTGTCACCGGCCGTCGAGCTCATCTGCCACAAGCACGTCTCTCTGTACATCCGTCCCGAACACTACGACATCGTTGGCGAGTATCTGCTCAAGACGATGAAGACGGTTCTCGGCGACGCTGCAACGCCAGATATCCTCGGCGCGTGGGAAGCTGCCTACTGGCAGCTCGCGAACATCATGATCAACAAAGAGGAGGGACTGTACGAAGCGGCAGGAGGCTGGACCGAGTGGAAAGAGTTTAAGATTGTGcgcaaagagaaggaagcAGAAGAGATTACATCTTTTTACCTGCAGCCCGTAGACTCGAGTCTCCAACTCCCCCTCTTCAAGCCTGGACAGTACATCTCCGTCAACGTGTTTGTCGACGAGCTGGACGGCGGCGTGTGGCAGGCGCGCCAATACAGTCTGTCGGATGCGCCAGGCAAGGACTACCTCCGCGTCAGCGTCAAGCGCGAGCCGGGCGTGGAGGTCGGTGAACCAGGACACATGACGCATCCAGGCTATCTCTCCAACATCATGCATGAGAAGAAGCATGTCGGCGACATCGTGCGCGTTTCGCACCCATGGGGCGACTTCTACTTGGACGAGGAGAGAGAGGAGGAGAGCGCGCCGATTGTGCTGATCTCAGCCGGCGTGGGAGTGACGTGTCTGAAGAGCATTCTGAACACGACGCTTGAACACTCGTCGAGACCAGTGACGTGGATCCAGGGCGCCAGAGACAGTAAGACAAGGGCGTTTAGGAAAGAGATGGATGGATTAGCAGCGAAGAAGAGCCATCTGCACACTGTGTATTTCTCCTCGAGTCCGCAAGAGGGCGAAGTGCAGGGCCAGGATTACGACTTCAAGAGCCGTGTTGATCTCGACAGTGTCGACAAGAGCGCGCTCTTCGCGGATAATGATAAGACGCTGTACTTCACCTGCGG
- a CDS encoding Multidrug resistance protein, with the protein MSLVGNFTSNYDREAAVGGAPTPEMQGRRPSQSHFHEEDNRHDTSSNSTTIAAQNSPPRSNYHTTTSVEKEVPYNQDAEDQETVRREHEVLQLARRLTSNSVQSASHNQNPFNATPGSSLDPSGGNFNARAWTKAMMNLQLSDDNAAPPRQAGICFRNLNVHGFGADTDYQKSVGNVWLGGPALLKKLKGDKGRKINILQGCDGVVEAGEMLVVLGPPGSGCSTFLKTITGETHGFFVDEKSKLNYQGVSPELMRKNYRGEAIYTAEVDVHFPAMTVGETLYFAALARRPRHIPGGVTADEYAKHQRDVIMAMYGISHTLNTRVGNDFLRGVSGGERKRVTIAEASLSRAPLQAWDNSTRGLDSANAIEFCRTLRMETEINGTTACVAIYQAPQAAYDFFDKVLVLYEGRQIFYGKTTYAKQFFVNMGFVCPDRQTDADFLTSMTSPLERIVAKGFEGRVPRTPDEFHQRWLESQERVALMAQIDAYEQKYPVGGEMAQKFAESRKLQQAKGQRAKSPYTLSYTQQIKLCLWRGFVRLKADPSITLSQLIANSIMALIISSVFFNLQPTTGSFYQRSALLFFAILMNAFGSALEILTLYAQRPIVEKHSRYALYHPSAEAFASMLTDMPYKIANTITFNLVLYFMTNLRREPGNFFFFVLISFTLTLVMSMFFRSIASLSKSLVQALAPAAILILGLVIYTGFAIPPNYMLGWSKWIRYINPVSYGFEALMVNEFFGRQFECNQFVPSGGAYDAQTGTQRACRAVGSVPGQPYVDGGIYINSAYEYQRSHKWRNFGILWVFMFGLMMVYLTATEYITSSKSKGEVLVFRRGYQTPKAKSTDDLENNPTGRPAGYADSNDNIAIIERQTAIFQWKDVCYDIKIKGEPRRILDHVDGWVKPGTLTALMGVSGAGKTTLLDVLATRTTMGVISGEMLVDGSPRDDSFQRKTGYAQQQDLHLATSTVREALTFSALLRQPAHVARQEKIDYVSEVIKLLDMEEYADAVVGVPGEGLNVEQRKRLTIGVELAAKPALLLFLDEPTSGLDSQTSWAILDLLDKLKKNGQAILCTIHQPSAMLFQRFDRLLFLAKGGRTVYYGDVGKNSKILVDYFVRHSGVQCPPEANPAEWMLEVIGAAPGSHTDVDWHQAWRDSPEYAEVQRHLEELKVERSQQNRLERTISAQKREDKAAYREFAAPFGEQFRQTTTRVFQQYWRSPAYIYSKTLLCVSSALFIGFSMYKMPNTQQGLQNQMFSIFMLMTIFGQLVQQIMPHFVTQRALYEVRERPSKTYSWKAFMLSNILVELPWNSLMAVLIYFCWAYPIGLYRNAELTDQVHYRGFQLFLFTWMFLLFTSTFTHMVIAGIESAETGGNIANLMFSLCLVFCGVLATPASFPRFWIFMYRLSPFTYLVSGLLATGLARSTVHCAANEFVHFDPPQGDNCLSYMQDYINIFGGYLNNEQDNSDCEYCAIKSTDAFLTQLSSSYDDVWRNFGILWAYCIFNVFAALALYWLIRMPKTKKEKADKKEVGEHKGAAQGQTVEASSRAGSSVDNEKIGNKTTATTASRAPSVPDVGTEKI; encoded by the exons ATGTCTCTCGTAGGCAACTTCACCTCCAACTACGACCGCGAGGCCGCAGTTGGCGGCGCCCCTACTCCTGAGATGCAGGGTCGTCGGCCATCACAATCACACTTCCACGAGGAGGACAACCGTCATGACACATCATCTAATTCAACTACAATCGCTGCCCAGAACTCGCCCCCTAGGAGCAATTACCACACTACTACATCAGTCGAGAAGGAGGTGCCGTACAACCAAGATGCCGAGGACCAGGAGACCGTCCGAAGAGAACACGAAGTTTTACAGCTCGCAAGACGTCTGACTTCTAACAGCGTGCAATCTGCTTCGCATAACCAGAATCCGTTCAATGCAACCCCTGGCTCGTCATTGGATCCCTCTGGCGGCAACTTCAATGCTCGTGCCTGGACCAAGGCCATGATGAACCTTCAGCTTTCAGACGATAACGCAGCACCACCCAGGCAAGCAGGTATCTGTTTCAGGAATCTCAATGTCCACGGTTTCGGTGCCGACACAGATTACCAGAAGAGTGTTGGTAACGTTTGGCTCGGGGGACCTGCACTGCTCAAGAAGCTGAAGGGCGACAAGGGTCGCAAGATCAACATTCTGCAGGGCTGTGACGGTGTCGTTGAGGCTGGCGAGATGCTGGTTGTTCTTGGGCCTCCTGGATCTGGTTGCTCGACCTTTTTGAAGACAATCACCGGAGAGACGCACGGCTTCTTCGTCGACGAGAAATCAAAGCTGAACTACCAAG GTGTCAGCCCAGAGCTCATGCGGAAAAACTACCGTGGTGAGGCCATTTACACTGCCGAAGTCGATGTCCATTTCCCCGCCATGACTGTCGGCGAAACGCTCTACTTCGCTGCCCTCGCTCGTCGCCCACGCCACATCCCTGGTGGCGTCACAGCAGACGAGTATGCAAAGCACCAGCGCGATGTCATCATGGCCATGTATGGTATCTCGCATACACTCAACACCCGTGTGGGCAACGACTTCCTCCGTGGTGTGTCCGGTGGAGAGCGCAAGCGTGTCACCATCGCCGAAGCTTCTCTCAGCCGAGCGCCTCTGCAGGCATGGGATAACTCCACTCGTGGTCTTGACTCCGCCAACGCCATCGAGTTCTGTAGGACTCTTCGCATGGAGACTGAGATCAACGGCACCACAGCATGCGTCGCCATCTACCAGGCTCCGCAGGCTGCGTATGACTTTTTCGACAAGGTCTTGGTTCTGTACGAAGGCCGCCAGATCTTCTACGGGAAAACTACCTATGCGAAGCAGTTTTTTGTCAACATGGGCTTCGTTTGCCCTGATCGTCAGACCGATGCTGATTTTCTCACCTCCATGACATCTCCGTTGGAGCGTATTGTCGCCAAGGGCTTTGAGGGCCGCGTTCCTCGTACACCTGATGAGTTTCACCAGCGCTGGTTGGAGTCGCAGGAGAGGGTTGCGCTCATGGCTCAGATTGACGCTTACGAACAGAAGTACCCTGTTGGCGGTGAGATGGCTCAGAAGTTCGCCGAGTCCCGCAAGCTCCAGCAGGCCAAGGGACAGCGCGCAAAGTCTCCCTATACCCTTTCCTACACCCAGCAGATCAAGCTCTGCCTGTGGCGTGGTTTCGTCCGACTAAAGGCCGATCCCAGCATCACACTCTCTCAACTCATTGCCAACTCCATCATGGCCCTGATCATCTCATCCGTCTTTTTTAACCTCCAGCCTACCACCGGTTCTTTCTACCAGCGATCcgccctgctcttcttcgccATTCTCATGAATGCCTTCGGTTCTGCCCTCGAAATCCTTACTCTCTATGCTCAACGCCCAATCGTCGAGAAGCATTCTCGATACGCCCTCTACCACCCGTCCGCCGAAGCCTTTGCCAGTATGTTGACAGACATGCCGTACAAGATCGCCAATACCATCACGTTCAACTTGGTTCTCTACTTCATGACCAACTTGCGCCGCGAGCCTGgcaacttcttcttcttcgtcttaATCTCCTTCACCCTTACGCTGGTCATGTCCATGTTCTTCCGATCGATTGCTTCTTTGTCCAAGTCTCTTGTCCAGGCGCTGGCACCCGCTGCCATCCTCATTTTGGGTCTCGTCATCTACACCGGCTTCGCTATCCCTCCCAACTACATGCTGGGCTGGTCTAAGTGGATCCGCTACATCAACCCTGTTAGCTACGGCTTCGAAGCCCTCATGGTCAACGAGTTTTTCGGCAGACAGTTCGAGTGCAACCAGTTCGTCCCGTCAGGTGGTGCCTATGATGCCCAGACTGGTACACAGCGCGCTTGCCGCGCTGTTGGTTCCGTACCCGGCCAACCCTATGTCGATGGTGGTATTTACATCAACTCTGCCTACGAGTACCAGCGCTCGCACAAGTGGCGCAACTTTGGTATTCTCTGGGTCTTCATGTTCGGTCTTATGATGGTCTACCTGACTGCTACTGAGTACATTACCTCTTCCAAGTCCAAGGGTGAAGTCCTGGTCTTCCGTCGTGGCTACCAAACTCCCAAGGCCAAGTCCACTGACGATCTTGAGAACAATCCCACCGGTCGCCCTGCTGGTTACGCTGACAGCAACGACAACATCGCAATCATTGAGCGCCAGACTGCCATCTTCCAGTGGAAGGACGTCTGCTACGACATCAAGATCAAGGGCGAGCCCCGCCGCATTCTGGACCACGTTGACGGTTGGGTCAAGCCTGGCACTTTGACCGCCCTGATGGGTGTGTCAGGTGCAGGTAAGACCACTTTGCTTGATGTCTTGGCTACACGCACTACCATGGGTGTCATTAGCGGTGAGATGTTGGTTGACGGCAGTCCTCGTGATGACTCCTTCCAGCGCAAGACCGGTTACGCTCAGCAACAGGACTTGCACTTGGCCACCTCGACCGTCCGTGAAGCCCTTACCTTCTCTGCCCTCCTCCGTCAGCCCGCCCACGTCGCTCGTCAAGAAAAGATCGACTATGTCAGCGAAGTCATCAAGCTTCTTGATATGGAAGAGTACGCCGATGCTGTCGTCGGTGTTCCTGGTGAAGGTCTCAACGTCGAACAGCGCAAGCGTCTTACCATTGGTGTTGAGCTGGCGGCCAAACCTGCTCTGCTTCTCTTCCTGGATGAGCCTACTTCCGGTCTCGACTCGCAAACCTCATGGGCCATTCTTGATCTCTTGGACAAGCTGAAGAAGAATGGGCAGGCCATTCTCTGCACTATTCACCAGCCTTCTGCCATGTTGTTCCAACGTTTTGACCGTCTCCTCTTCTTGGCCAAGGGTGGTCGTACTGTGTACTATGGCGATGTCGGCAAGAACTCCAAAATCCTTGTCGACTACTTCGTCCGTCACAGTGGTGTGCAGTGTCCTCCCGAGGCCAACCCTGCCGAATGGATGCTCGAGGTTATCGGCGCTGCTCCTGGATCTCACACTGACGTCGACTGGCATCAGGCATGGCGCGATTCTCCCGAGTACGCTGAAGTTCAACGTCACCTTGAAGAGCTCAAGGTTGAACGCTCGCAGCAAAACCGTCTCGAACGCACCATCTCTGCCCAGAAGCGAGAGGACAAGGCCGCCTACCGCGAGTTCGCCGCTCCTTTCGGTGAGCAGTTCCGCCAGACCACCACGCGTGTCTTCCAGCAGTACTGGCGCAGCCCTGCCTACATCTACTCCAAAACCCTTCTCTGTGTTTCCTCGGCCCTCTTCATTGGTTTCTCCATGTACAAGATGCCCAACACACAGCAAGGTCTCCAGAACCAGATGTTCAGTATTTTCATGTTGATGACCATCTTTGGTCAACTCGTCCAGCAGATCATGCCCCACTTCGTTACCCAGCGTGCTTTGTACGAAGTCCGTGAGCGTCCCAGCAAGACCTATTCCTGGAAGGCCTTCATGTTGTCCAACATCCTGGTCGAACTTCCATGGAACTCCCTTATGGCTGTCCTCATCTATTTCTGCTGGGCGTACCCAATTGGTCTGTACCGCAATGCCGAACTCACTGATCAGGTCCACTACCGTGGTTTCCAGCTCTTCCTGTTTACATGGATGTTCCTGTTGTTCACCTCGACATTTACGCACATGGTCATCGCTGGTATCGAGTCGGCTGAGACTGGTGGTAACATTGCCAACTTGATGTTCTCGCTCTGCTTGGTCTTCTGTGGTGTCCTTGCCACACCTGCCTCCTTTCCTCGCTTCTGGATCTTCATGTACCGCCTCTCGCCATTCACGTACTTGGTGTCTGGCCTACTTGCAACGGGTCTAGCGAGAAGTACAGTCCACTGCGCTGCAAACGAGTTTGTCCATTTCGATCCTCCACAGGGTGACAATTGCCTGTCTTACATGCAGGACTATATCAACATCTTCGGCGGTTACCTGAACAACGAACAAGACAATAGCGATTGCGAGTACTGCGCCATCAAGTCTACGGATGCCTTCCTTACCCAGCTTTCCTCTAGCTACGACGATGTCTGGAGGAACTTCGGTATCCTTTGGGCCTACTGCATCTTCAACGTCTTCGCTGCCCTTGCTCTCTACTGGCTCATTCGCATGCCCAAGaccaagaaggagaaggccgACAAAAAGGAGGTCGGCGAACACAAGGGCGCTGCGCAAGGGCAGACGGTGGAGGCGTCCAGCCGTGCAGGCAGCTCCGTCGACAACGAGAAGATCGGTAACAAAACCACTGCCACAACCGCATCGCGTGCTCCCTCGGTACCGGATGTTGGAACCGAGAAGATCTAA